From a single Bacteroidota bacterium genomic region:
- a CDS encoding glycosyltransferase family 2 protein, protein MLKSVQFLLELVVLIYIGFNIIYISFYSWGAFFYKKTNFNRKAKKLNSFAVLIPAYKSDAVIIETVNQSLLQNYDKSLYDIIVIADSLSEKTLDTLAQKDITLIPVSFEVSTKAKSLNTALAFLPEKYDYCLILDVDNIMEYDFLKKINLRLQDNEMVIQGHRTAKNLNTSFAILDGLSEEINNHIFRKGHIGLGVSSALIGSGTAIQYAYFKKVMFEIESPVEDKELEMRLLKDRHKIHYENDALVFDEKVDSSMVFANQRRRWLASQFFDFNKIVFEGLIELFLRGNFDYFDKSIQKILLPRVLLFGISAILALTVFTTHIYFGLLFLCLFVLCLVSYILAVPPSYINSNTIKASFRLPQAIGLMFLALFKTKGAATKNFIHTPHKAVHNELDTDVKGDN, encoded by the coding sequence ATGCTAAAATCAGTACAATTTTTATTAGAGCTAGTTGTGCTCATTTACATAGGCTTTAATATAATCTATATTAGTTTTTACTCATGGGGGGCGTTTTTTTATAAGAAAACGAACTTTAACAGGAAAGCCAAAAAACTTAATTCATTTGCAGTACTTATTCCGGCTTATAAAAGTGATGCCGTTATTATAGAAACGGTTAATCAGTCATTACTACAGAACTACGATAAAAGCTTATACGATATAATTGTTATAGCCGACAGCCTTTCAGAAAAAACACTCGATACACTGGCTCAAAAAGATATTACTTTAATACCCGTTAGTTTTGAAGTAAGTACCAAAGCTAAATCGTTAAACACAGCCCTTGCCTTTTTACCTGAGAAATACGACTACTGCCTTATTCTTGATGTAGACAACATTATGGAGTACGATTTTTTAAAGAAAATAAATCTCCGTTTGCAGGATAATGAAATGGTTATTCAGGGACATAGAACAGCAAAAAATTTAAATACTTCATTTGCCATATTAGATGGATTAAGTGAAGAAATAAATAACCATATTTTCAGAAAAGGTCATATTGGCTTAGGTGTTTCATCAGCGCTTATAGGTAGCGGAACGGCCATACAATACGCGTATTTTAAAAAAGTAATGTTCGAAATTGAAAGTCCTGTTGAGGACAAAGAATTAGAGATGCGCCTTTTAAAAGACAGACACAAAATTCACTACGAAAACGATGCATTGGTTTTTGATGAAAAGGTTGACTCTTCAATGGTTTTTGCCAACCAACGCAGACGCTGGTTAGCATCACAGTTTTTTGATTTCAATAAAATTGTTTTCGAAGGTTTGATAGAACTTTTTCTGCGTGGAAACTTTGACTATTTTGATAAATCCATACAGAAAATTTTATTGCCAAGAGTATTGCTTTTTGGTATATCGGCTATTTTAGCCTTAACCGTATTTACCACTCATATATACTTTGGTCTACTATTTTTATGCCTTTTTGTGTTATGCTTAGTATCGTACATACTGGCAGTACCACCAAGTTATATTAATTCCAATACCATAAAAGCCTCTTTCCGTTTACCACAGGCTATTGGTCTTATGTTTTTGGCTTTGTTTAAAACGAAAGGAGCTGCAACCAAAAATTTTATTCATACTCCGCATAAAGCAGTTCATAACGAATTAGATACAGATGTGAAAGGAGACAACTAG